Proteins co-encoded in one Plasmodium reichenowi strain SY57 chromosome 10, whole genome shotgun sequence genomic window:
- a CDS encoding putative membrane protein (conserved Plasmodium membrane protein, unknown function), with protein sequence MNEDLKLGSVVWPNFSSPFSLSCYAVNEGCSTLAAGSYEGSIILFRIDENKVEYVDNKRKGKTGEGYVKKDEYDDKSDNKISESFSSSTNHMVDETYDKKNKKEELLSVDDDKMSVDINNNDENMNSEKKESNNINNNNNENNENNENNHNSKNNINNINNINNINNINNCMNNLSSNNLKRDNSKKFPKQNRKRFSNRINLLPYNILLNNSNNTCNNSIVQLCYGLTCCALIECVSKEILISLHVDNMIYFWSIDEGRCFKVLKNFDFLIYNLRILPDRRFLLISGEKKVLVVDIWANSDKEIIAQLNIGSNQNTQNEYNKSEKSKIVNDSKEEEDYYIGDIDDKYYSSSYGSDDNNMYNMNSMYDYLNNNMSSDPQENNIYINSKNKNYGYNRLDRDKDKDKDRDKEKYKDINNNIQDETMNIKNMFGVSNRYINDNNNNKSQNYRRRNNIHTRDLKLCSIATGVVPYLKEDNQRSVIQCFKLLKRKLFSIDDKKEKDMNNKNIKKSYEKLYEDLFINNNNSNNDTSNYNNNNNNNNNSNNIFNDEYLKLKDKEVNDRLNNLFYCPVLICASLNNGDIICWDLTDFLNYYKCKCRFVIRTEKTELELYNEMIEDISENCIYDELIKTRISSTNDINLKDNDKNIKGKEDIYKKYMGIYNIDPIHIANLNEFEKKTLEIASNGYSSQIAIIDNYIILLQKTRLIIYERKCLSSSNNLSDPSSNMSSYFVPLMDLFCPDYEETRKRTSHNTHWVGIQVVRRPIWKFSSGIFQMMGFKKKSYNVMQKLSKNVCGSIIAWTNEGSFYAYSLPLKFSSLFLSFQSNIKSFFLKKVSKDLLGSFNSAVPLIIYRENVRKSDEDIKDTTVDFMNNKNFEIKISESADMSVYSSKMYSSECIKRLSNSNEELMDNTSKKKRNIEKTKGKKGDNIINLICNDEKKNVLFDDYKNYEYNHIEKHSKCKEDFFFFFVNKNYKRRIIVYEYLYNIWYKTSKIEKVWLLPKKKNVEHVIHMMKSKNGDNMTRTYDNIKDYDDKNYMDKEKYINQNINTFDLNKKNNNNNNNNNKTFGDIKKSEGNICSYVIAYYNLNIYIIISYTNGCVISTLINSYNNKLNKEKVIHNLYIPKTLYNKYRRNMFITTLYYENNFLIGGTNHGDILIWKLINFDLVKILKNYHLSYVCSIHKVVKENYISNNLKNKKNILDSTVVINNKKKKKDEQDRDKKKEEDLEEIVKEDMSNFKLMEEDHWVLTCDSSNNIILLNLNPIYYDKNRSNCFYQNDPYKICITRDEEIEKYKNSKNSYFKNKENEEKKKKKKKREEKKQIIYYYVHSLLRRSTGMWKENKNIYNLLKILKYKKNLGMKILRNKYYDHYYHDMFVAEKEMHLCSLKNYGNEQKYSFHIYKNLYKSVSKIKGIQKGRINTKKKNTMYDDNFDDDKDKNESNGNFVDKDKNESNGNFIDKDNGNNQHDHDHHHHHHKNEEEEESISDNNNSHIKYTRKKKKRIDSYIYNKEYYIIQKEKELKNMTGICFHCTCRKLEKKNEINYKLINNIYINTYSSLLYIILLNNYVFIYNYNTGQFIRSIYDSEFMQITNFSYDQCYLKLGVNITHLNILNRVKIKDVSKHENYDIIDEEYTIHDDEDDNYYDYNYDGKLSQGNYKYNHVDDVDNNNLKYPQNDYIFSKNKGSNMNYLAPSLSSSYMLSSYMSSSYMSSASSYSSSFSSTYSPSICSPSILNSSIENVGKMKVSFDLLYKDNINEEKNLKGKKEVGLKRENNMYRYNFENNCIYRYIVKTQIPIISFVLFRDSNLSKKCLPLTKLLYHFFMPKNCIQVCKELFPFLINFPSIPFSLCIHGKESTFSFVIPMSTQIYYFSRMHSMKCKKNDIDVYITMGSKQKERYILSEKRKKEKFFYDSLNLEYDSAYNKNFKKKYFLSDILKKKYIYLDVKMGCLKKKSLKNFREFSKYKNLTKQGSVHNNLCNSYIERDRAKEKKGKMGKALDDDNNNNNNNNNDNIKKSKIKCNDAGDYKEGMHDLNKYEDDDKRESHISVHNNAYNCMYYNNNMGNKKRSKSNYNNNDDDKNNNKEKNNACIDMITNKDKEIIKCDEKNVETEEYTNRRNYHILHYNYYKDVRVNRRNSNISPKWVLKYLDDDLSNYSSDKSSICLYIKKGNNNNNNKNNRHSRGKNMKKDDKRKKSNVHLNKMNSKVESNTCDDNSFINNIRFAKLKVERRKKCKRNVHKNKEFFFCNNSIEIYCNSVYIKTLYSCFILRFLELWRRWYKIKYNEEVINNFNEYIIDNLPDGIDINLFLLSYISMYPYDKSIRLELQNFMYRKIRNMSDKLLDKYTKASTEILRINNKKKRIIEKNIDEISLYDTSGTYIISIIIPKVGCLYLYPFIYADEICLTLLLLLLLVKSEYLRSCKTFYTNASMITLIIHHICYYIFVDTKYFLEKNIKFNKFKLFHFIHLLSLSFSITWDLHILIQKGIFTNNMKNVSNVTFNLCLKKDDFIFNERLINENYYKTLKDYYVHAEINIDKSDSKMINNSLTEINLKNYLDDYLEYINKISDIELEKMEANQSNNNNINNMNSNNNISNMNSNNNINNMNSNNNINNMNSNNSNNNNIINSFDNIFSYISNEEKYNIRNKSYELLRITSFMDSNSNNSSGYISRFNKKYSLIDKKNKNVDNNDNIKRDTSYITFYDKNNNKLDKYNIYGHINKHYENSNNNMNYNNKYDILDNKHDYITNPYEDKKNKKKHFFSKHYNNDNIKDNDTNMENDNICRINEHNYINICHFILNIFELYTLSLNNISFLKILINIGRLEPFLFLKTLHYISGNIHKKVSSINKILFLLIILIKNYKCIFIWYMNIIIDILLNSLDPSNNVRILCLKLSTSLIYTLVKYYNICSFNKFTQKLAVVNNINKCIYLYDLKSAKKLKIFQGHKKYIDCIKFNTNGTALASYSKLDLSFKLWNCTNVGLFSGFLKIQSKCTRDIQLSKIKSSYLYLSDSYIDITYKKKNEWILKREDNAIYLIYI encoded by the exons ATGAATGAAGATTTAAAATTAGGGTCTGTGGTGTGGCCTAATTTTTCTTCTCCTTTTAGTTTATCATGTTATGCTGTAAACGAAGGTTGTAGTACGTTAGCTGCAGGTAGTTATGAGGGtagtattattttatttagGATTGATGAGAATAAGGTCGAGTATGTTGATAATAAAAGGAAAGGTAAGACGGGAGAAGGGTATGTGAAAAAGGATGAATATGATGATAAGagtgataataaaataagtgAAAGTTTTAGTAGTAGTACTAATCATATGGTTGATGAGACctatgataaaaaaaataagaaagaGGAATTATTAAGTGTGGATGATGATAAGATGAGTGttgatattaataataatgatgaaaatatgaattctgagaaaaaagaaagtaacaacattaataataataataatgaaaataatgaaaataatgaaaataatcacaatagtaaaaataatataaataatataaataatataaataatataaataatataaataattgtATGAATAATTTGAGTAGTAATAATTTGAAGAGAGATAATTCTAAAAAATTTCCTAAACAAAATCGAAAACGCTTTAGTAACAgaattaatttattaccttataatattttattaaataatagtaataatacATGCAATAATAGTATTGTACAATTATGTTATGGTTTAACATGTTGTGCTTTAATCGAATGTGTATCGAAAGAAATATTGATATCATTACATGTAGATAATATGATATACTTCTGGTCAATTGATGAAGGTAGATGTTTTAAGGTTTTAAAGAACTTTGattttttgatttataACTTAAGAATATTACCAGATAGAAGATTTCTATTAATTAGTGGAGAGAAAAAAGTTTTAGTCGTAGATATATGGGCTAATTCAGACAAGGAAATTATAGCACAACTAAATATTGGCTCAAATCAGAATACACagaatgaatataataagagCGAGAAAAGCAAAATTGTAAATGATTCcaaagaagaagaagattattatattgGTGATATTGATGATAAGTATTATTCATCGTCTTACGGATCggatgataataatatgtacaatatgaatagtatgtatgattatttaaataataatatgtcATCTGATCCtcaagaaaataatatatatattaatagtaaaaataaaaattatggaTATAATAGGTTGGATCGAGATAAAGATAAAGACAAAGATAGAGATAAAGagaaatataaagatataaataataatattcagGACGAGACCATGAACATAAAGAATATGTTTGGAGTTTCCAATCGATATATAAATgacaacaataataataaaagtcAAAATTATAGACgaagaaataatattcatacaCGTGATTTAAAACTATGTTCTATAGCTACAGGAGTTGTTCCATACTTAAAAGAAGATAATCAAAGATCCGTTATACAAtgttttaaattattaaaacgTAAATTATTTAGTATCGATgataaaaaggaaaaggatatgaataataaaaatatcaaGAAGAGTTATGAGAAATTATATGAAGATCTATTCATAAACAATAACAACAGCAATAATGATACCagtaattataataataataataataataataataatagtaataatatatttaatgatgaatatttaaaattaaaagataaagaaGTTAATGATCgtttaaataatttattttattgcCCAGTTTTAATTTGTGCTTCATTAAATAACGGAGATATTATATGTTGGGATTTAACcgattttttaaattattataaatgtaaatgtCGTTTTGTTATTAGAACCGAAAAAACAGAAttagaattatataatgaaatgaTAGAAGATATATCAGAAAATTGTATATACGatgaattaataaaaacacGTATTAGTTCAACTAAtgatattaatttaaaagataatgataaaaatattaaaggtaaagaagatatatataaaaaatatatgggtatatataatatagatCCTATACATATAGCtaatttaaatgaattcgaaaaaaaaacattagAAATAGCTAGCAATGGATATTCTAGTCAAATAGCTATAAtagataattatattattttattacaaaaaaccaggttaattatttatgaaAGGAAATGTCTATCATCttcaaataatttatcTGATCCCTCATCAAATATGTCTTCTTATTTCGTCCCCTTGATGGATTTATTTTGTCCTGATTATGAAGAAACACGAAAGAGAACATCTCATAATACTCACTGGGTGGGAATCCAGGTCGTTCGTCGACCTATATGGAAGTTTTCATCAg GTATTTTCCAAATGATGGggtttaaaaaaaagtcATACAACGTTATGCAGAAATTATCAAAGAATGTGTGTGGTTCAATTATTGCTTGGACAAATGAAGGAAGTTTCTATGCATACAGCTTACCATTAAAATTTTCGAGTCTGTTTTTATCGTTTCAGTCCAATATAAAATCCTTCTTTTTGAAAAAGGTCTCAAAAGATTTGTTAGGTTCCTTTAATAGTGCTGTTCCTTTGATTATTTATCGAGAGAATGTTAGGAAAAGTGATGAGGACATAAAAGATACTACTGTAGattttatgaataataaaaattttgaGATTAAAATAAGTGAGAGTGCTGATATGAGTGTATATAGTAGCAAGATGTATTCTTCTGAATGTATAAAAAGGTTGAGTAACTCGAATGAAGAACTAATGGATAATAcaagtaaaaaaaaaagaaatatcGAAAAAACAAAAGGTAAAAAGGGTgacaatattataaatttaatttgtAATGATGAAAAGAAGAATGTTCTTTTTGatgattataaaaattatgagTACAATCATATTGAGAAGCATTCAAAATGTAAAGAagattttttctttttttttgtaaataagAATTATAAACGTAGAATAATAgtatatgaatatttatacaatatatgGTACAAGACGTCTAAAATAGAAAAGGTATGGTTGTTACCTAAAAAGAAGAATGTAGAACATGTAATTCATATGATGAAAAGTAAGAATGGTGATAATATGACTAGAacatatgataatataaaagattatgatgataagaattatatggataaggaaaaatatataaatcaaaatataaatacatttgatttaaataaaaagaacaataataataataataataataataaaacctttggtgatataaaaaagagtGAAGGTAATATTTGCTCTTATGTTATAgcatattataatttaaatatatatattattataagtTATACAAACGGATGTGTTATTAGCACATTAATtaattcttataataataagttgaataaagaaaaggttattcataatttatatattcctaAAACGttgtataataaatatcGTAGAAATATGTTCATTACTACActatattatgaaaataattttttaataggTGGTACAAACCATGGGGATATTCTTATATggaaattaataaattttgaTTTAGTAAagattttaaaaaattatcatttgTCTTATGTATGTAGTATACATAAAGTtgtaaaagaaaattatatttctaataatttaaaaaacaaaaagaatatattagaTAGTACTGttgttataaataataaaaaaaagaaaaaagacGAACAAGATAGAgataaaaagaaagaagAGGATTTAGAAGAAATCGTTAAAGAAGATATGAgtaattttaaattaatgGAAGAAGATCATTGGGTTTTAACTTGTGatagtagtaataatataattttattaaatttgaatcctatatattatgataaaaatcgatcaaattgtttttatcaaaatgatccatataaaatatgCATAACAAGAGATGAAGAAATcgaaaaatataagaatagCAAAAATAgttattttaaaaataaagaaaacgaagaaaaaaaaaaaaaaaaaaaaaaaagagaagaaaaaaaacaaattatttattattatgtacatAGTTTATTAAGAAGGTCAACTGGTATGTGgaaggaaaataaaaatatatataatttgttgaaaatattaaaatataaaaaaaatttaggaatgaaaatattacGCAACAAATACTAtgatcattattatcatgatATGTTTGTTGCGGAGAAGGAAATGCACCTTTGTTCTTTGAAAAATTATGGAAACgaacaaaaatattcttttcacatatataaaaatttatataaaagtgTTAGTAAGATAAAAGGAATACAAAAGGGTAgaataaatacaaaaaaaaaaaatacaatgtatgatgataattttgatgacgataaagataaaaatgaaagtAATGGTAATTTTGTTGATAAggataaaaatgaaagtAATGGTAATTTTATTGATAAGGATAATGGGAATAACCAACATGATCATgatcatcatcatcatcatcataaaaatgaagaagaagaagaaagtattagtgataataataatagtcatattaaatatacgagaaagaaaaaaaaaagaatagactcatatatttataataaagaatattatattatacaaaaagaaaaagaattaaaaaatatgacaGGTATCTGTTTCCATTGTACATGTAgaaaattagaaaaaaaaaatgaaataaattacaaattaataaataatatatatataaacacatattcttctttgttgtatataatattgttaaataattatgtattcatatataattataatactGGTCAATTTATACGATCTATATATGATTCAGAATTTATGCAGATAACaaatttttcatatgatCAATGTTACCTAAAATTAGGTGTAAATATAAcacatttaaatattttgaatagagttaaaataaaagatgTGAGTAAACATGAgaattatgatataatCGATGAGGAATATACTATACATGATGATGAAGAcgataattattatgattataattatgatgGTAAATTATCACAAGgtaattataaatataatcatGTGGATGACgtagataataataatttaaagTATCCTCAAAATGATTACATTTTTAGTAAGAATAAAGGTAGtaatatgaattatttagcaccatcattatcatcatcatatatGTTATCATCTTATATGTCATCATCATATATGTCATCAGCTTCATCATATTCGTCATCTTTTTCCTCTACTTATTCTCCTTCAATTTGTTCTCCCTCCATTTTAAATAGTTCTATAGAAAATGTTGGGAAAATGAAAGTATCATTTGACCTATTATAcaaagataatataaatgaagaaaagaaTTTAAAGGGTAAAAAAGAGGTAGGATTAAAACGTGAGAATAATATGTATAGATATAATTTTGAGAATAATTGCatttatagatatataGTAAAAACCCAAATTCCTATAATAAGTTTTGTATTATTTCGAGATAGTAATTTATCAAAGAAATGTTTACCCttaacaaaattattatatcatttttttatgcCTAAAAATTGTATACAAGTATGTAAAGAGTTATTTccatttttaattaattttcCGTCGATACCATTTTCTTTATGTATTCATGGGAAGGAATCTACCTTTAGTTTTGTTATACCTATGTCTACTcagatatattatttttctagGATGCATTCCATGAAATGTAAAAAGAATGATATTGACGTATATATAACTATGGGTAGTAAGCAAAAAGAAaggtatatattatctgagaaaagaaaaaaagaaaaatttttttatgattcTTTAAATTTAGAATATGATTCTGcatataataagaatttcaaaaaaaaatatttccttagcgatatattaaaaaaaaagtacaTTTATTTGGATGTGAAGATGGGATGtttgaagaaaaaaagtCTTAAGAATTTTAGAGAATTCTCAAAGTATAAAAATTTGACCAAGCAAGGAAGTGTACATAACAATTTGTGTAATTCTTATATTGAACGAGATAGAGcaaaagaaaagaaagGGAAAATGGGGAAAGCACttgatgatgataataataataataataataataataatgataatataaaaaaaagtaaaataaaatgtaatgACGCAGGTGATTATAAAGAAGGTATGCATGACttgaataaatatgaagatgatgataaaagaGAATCCCATATATCAGTACACAATAATGCATATAATtgtatgtattataataataacatgggtaataaaaaaagaagtaaaagtaattataataataatgatgatgataaaaataataataaggagAAGAATAATGCATGTATTGATATGATTACtaataaagataaagaaattataaaatgtgatgaaaaaaatgtagaaacagaagaatatacaaatagacgtaattatcatattttacattataattattataaagatGTTAGAGTAAACAGAAGAAACTCGAACATTTCTCCCAAATGggttttaaaatatttagaTGATGATTTATCAAATTATTCATCTGATAAATCGAgtatatgtttatatataaaaaaaggaaataataataataataataaaaataatagacATAGTAGGGGaaagaatatgaaaaaggatgataaaaggaaaaaaagTAATGTACACTTGAATAAAATGAATAGTAAGGTAGAATCTAACACATGTGATgataattcatttattaataatattagaTTTGCAAAATTGAAAGTAGAAAGACGTAAGAAATGTAAAAGGAATGTACATAAGAATAaggaattttttttttgtaacAACAGTattgaaatatattgtaatagtgtgtatataaaaacattatataGCTGTTTCATTTTAAGATTTCTAGAATTATGGAGGAGGTggtataaaataaaatataatgaagaagttataaataattttaatgaGTATATTATAGATAATTTACCCGATGGAAtagatataaatttatttttgttaagTTATATATCTATGTATCCATATGATAAAAGTATAAGATTAGAATTACaaaattttatgtataGAAAAATACGAAATATGAGTGATAAATTATtagataaatatacaaaGGCATCTACTGAGATattaagaataaataataagaagaaaagaataatagAAAAGAATATCGATGAAATATCTTTATATGATACTAGTGGAacttatattatatctataATAATACCAAAGGTAGgatgtttatatttatatccaTTTATATATGCTGATGAGATATGcttaacattattattattattattattagtaaaatctgaatatttaagaagttgtaaaacattttatacGAATGCTAGTATGATAACTTTAATAATACAtcatatatgttattatatatttgtagatacaaaatattttttagaaaagaatataaaatttaataaatttaaattatttcattttatacatttattatcattaagTTTTTCCATAACATGGGATTTgcatatattaatacaaaaaGGGATATTTACgaataatatgaagaaTGTATCTAATGTTACATTTAatttatgtttaaaaaaggatgattttatatttaatgaaagattaattaatgaaaattattataaaaccTTAAAGGATTATTATGTACATGcagaaataaatattgataaaaGTGATAgtaaaatgataaataattctttaaccgaaataaatttgaaaaattatttggACGATTATTtggaatatataaataaaataagtgACATAGAATTGGAAAAAATGGAAGCTAATCaatctaataataataatataaacaacatgaacagtaataataatataagcAACATGAacagtaataataatataaacaacatgaacagtaataataatataaacaacATGAACagtaataatagtaataataataatattataaattcttttgataatatcttttcatatattagtaatgaagaaaaatataatatacgTAATAAATCATATGAATTATTAAGGATAACGAGTTTTATGGATTcaaatagtaataatagtagTGGTTATATATCGagatttaataaaaaatattctttgatagataagaaaaataagaatgtagataataatgataatattaaacGTGATACCTcttatattacattttatgataagaataataataaattagataaatataatatatatggacatattaataaacattatgagaatagtaataataatatgaactataataataaatatgatattcTTGATAATAAACATGATTATATAACGAATCCTTATGAAGacaaaaagaataaaaaaaaacattttttttcaaaacattataataatgataatataaaagataatgaTACTAATATGGagaatgataatatatgtCGAATTAATgaacataattatataaatatatgtcattttatattaaatatatttgaattatataccttatcattaaataatattagctttttaaaaatattaataaatataggAAGATTAGAaccatttttatttttaaaaacattacattatatatctgggaatatacataaaaaagtatcgtcaattaataaaatattatttctattgattattttaataaaaaattataaatgtatatttatatggtatatgaatataattattgATATACTATTAAATTCATTGGATCCTTCAAATAATGTCCGAATATTATGTTTAAAATTATCAACAAGTCTCATATATACACTAGtcaaatattataatatatgttcatttaATAAGTTTACACAAAAACTAGCTgttgtaaataatataaacaaatgTATATATCTATATGATTTAAAAAGTGCAAAAAAATTGAAGATCTTCCAAGgacataaaaaatatatagattgtataaaatttaatacaAACGGAACAGCTCTAGCTTCCTATTCTAAATTAGATTTATCTTTTAAGTTATGGAATTGTACAAACGTAGGATTATTTAGTGGTTTCTTAAAAATTCAGTCCAAATGTACGCGTGATATACAACTATCCAAAATTAAATCAAGTTATCTTTACCTCTCAGATAGTTATATTgatattacatataaaaaaaaaaatgaatggATATTAAAAAGGGAGGACAACGCtatatatcttatatacatatga